In Ogataea parapolymorpha DL-1 chromosome I, whole genome shotgun sequence, the following are encoded in one genomic region:
- a CDS encoding Subunit of the GINS complex (Sld5p, Psf1p, Psf2p, Psf3p), whose product MYGDLAHKLALEAKRTQSLDKLPLYQDTLVRAIVREIRDLQKEADVLTEHASQDDDRVNQAQLFVCHLCMRRNKRCLLAYQRLRAERLDELVWANNEISKEQMDNLSPQEQEYLKKYNDLVSEFKGPLEKVDLGGTLEPPEDVFIDVRVLKDAGEIQTEYGVFNLTKDSQFFVRQADVERLIQQGYLKKL is encoded by the coding sequence ATGTATGGAGATCTCGCACATAAATTGGCACTGGAGGCCAAACGGACTCAGTCGCTGGATAAATTGCCGCTCTACCAGGATACCCTGGTGAGAGCTATAGTACGGGAGATACGGGATTTGCAGAAAGAGGCCGACGTGCTGACAGAACACGCAAGCCAGGACGACGATCGCGTCAACCAAGCACAGCTGTTTGTCTGCCATCTGTGCATGCGGCGCAACAAACGGTGTCTTCTAGCATACCAGCGCTTGCGAGCAGAGCGCCTGGATGAATTGGTGTGGGCCAATAACGAGATTTCAAAGGAACAGATGGACAACCTCTCGCCGCAAGAGCAGGAGTacctgaaaaaatataacGACCTGGTGAGCGAGTTCAAAGGGCCCTTGGAGAAAGTCGACCTTGGAGGGACACTGGAGCCACCGGAAGACGTGTTCATCGATGTGAGAGTGTTGAAAGACGCCGGTGAGATCCAGACTGAATACGGAGTTTTCAACCTCACTAAGGACTCGCAATTTTTCGTTCGCCAGGCAGACGTCGAGAGACTCATCCAGCAGGGGTATCTCAAAAAACTCTAG
- a CDS encoding ATP-dependent RNA helicase DBP7 (DEAD-box protein 7), translating into MEDDLLLNFASEPPAKKQKVKVTGGKWKDRRKSQLASEGRGRNEKKEKLGVNQTKLGDRTKDVAPAEGEERPHKTAFPERRGEGGKNNTYVSSLFTANPEIQDRPIAEIDVLSPSNAPLDTSSFSGLGLNDRINAHLLGQRIENPTKIQQQVIPRLLAGNNDLFVQAQTGSGKTLAFALPIFQKLMEIPNIDRTSGLFALILAPTRELATQIYSVFESLSRCHHKIVAGNVIGGEKKKSEKARLRKGVNILVATPGRLVDHIEHTQKLDLSKIRYVVLDEGDRLMELGFEESITKILHSISSTAVPLQYPSLPAKRISILCSATIKSTVKKLGELSLEKAELVTTSEQITKVPDQLVQQVVVIPPKLRFVTLAGTLKNLIKDQTASRTIVFFSCSGSVDFHFIALTRKAASEDTSGTLFGSSIFKLHGSLSQQTRTSTLKQFADSPNNAILLCTDVASRGLDLPHINNVVEFDPPFALDDHLHRVGRTARAGSLGKSVLFLLPGDEENYLKIIEPLHPSGIQFKKYESVLKEAFEKPGEKGGSWDTQATTFHLDLERWLLEEPRAKEIAANGFISHIKAYATHLASERECFNVKKIHLGHLAKSFGLRETPKKLASGGERKKKEDGKSKMLRMAKMHLQAQTDEFNTFG; encoded by the coding sequence ATGGAGGATGACTTATTACTGAATTTTGCGAGCGAACCGCCCGCAAAAAAGCAAAAGGTGAAGGTGACCGGTGGCAAATGGAAGGACAGGCGGAAATCGCAGCTTGCGAGCGAAGGCCGTGGCCGCaatgagaaaaaagagaaattGGGAGTAAATCAGACAAAACTGGGTGATAGAACCAAGGATGTTGCACCGGCCGAGGGTGAAGAAAGACCGCATAAAACCGCATTTCCTGAGCGGCGTGGAGAGGGCGGCAAAAATAACACATATGTTTCGTCACTGTTCACAGCGAACCCAGAGATCCAGGACAGACCTATCGCTGAGATAGATGTTCTCTCTCCTTCGAACGCTCCTCTTGATacctcttctttttctggacTTGGACTCAACGATAGAATTAACGCTCatcttcttggtcagcGTATAGAGAACCCCACAAAGATTCAGCAACAGGTGATTCCTCGTCTGCTCGCAGGAAATAATGATCTTTTTGTACAGGCTCAAACAGGTTCTGGTAAGACCTTGGCCTTTGCGCTGCccattttccaaaagctAATGGAGATTCCGAACATTGATAGGACTTCTGGTCTTTTCGCACTGATTCTGGCTCCCACAAGAGAGCTTGCAACCCAGATTTACTCTGTTTTTGAGTCTCTTAGTCGCTGCCACCACAAGATTGTCGCCGGAAACGTTATTggtggagagaaaaaaaagtcCGAAAAGGCCCGACTCCGCAAGGGTGTCAACATCCTTGTGGCCACTCCGGGAAGACTTGTGGACCATATCGAGCACACGCAAAAATTAGATCTATCAAAGATTCGATACGttgtgctggacgaggGTGACCGGCTGATGGAGCTTGGATTCGAGGAGAGCATCACAAAGATTCTACACAGCATTTCTTCGACTGCTGTACCTCTCCAATATCCCTCTCTGCCGGCCAAAAGAATCAGCATTCTTTGTTCGGCCACCATTAAGTCCACTGTGAAGAAATTAGGCGAGCTgtcgctggaaaaagccGAACTGGTGACCACAAGTGAGCAGATCACAAAGGTGCCCGATCAACTGGTACAGCAGGTGGTGGTGATTCCTCCGAAGCTGAGATTTGTCACGCTGGCCGGAACTCTCAAAAACCTGATCAAGGACCAAACGGCATCCAGAACaattgtttttttctcgtGCTCTGGATCTGTCGATTTCCACTTTATCGCGCTTACCAGGAAAGCGGCCTCCGAAGACACATCGGGCACGCTATTTGGATCTAGCATTTTCAAGCTACACGGCTCGCTTTCGCAACAGACCAGAACTTCCACCCTCAAACAGTTTGCCGACAGTCCTAATAATGCGATCCTGCTCTGTACAGATGTCGCGTCGAGAGGACTCGATTTGCCGCATATCAACAACGTCGTCGAATTCGACCCGCCTTTTGCTTTGGACGACCATCTTCATAGAGTTGGCAGAACCGCGAGAGCCGGCTCTCTTGGAAAATCTGTGCTTTTCCTGCTTCCAGGAGACGAGGAAAAttatttgaaaataattgaGCCATTGCATCCATCGGGCATTCAgttcaaaaaatacgaATCGGTGCTCAAGGAGGCATTCGAGAAACCAGGCGAAAAGGGCGGCAGTTGGGACACACAAGCAACCACGTTCCATTTGGATTTGGAAAGAtggctgctggaagagccGCGAGCCAAGGAAATAGCAGCCAACGGTTTCATCAGCCACATCAAAGCGTATGCCACGCACTTGGCCTCTGAAAGAGAGTGTTTCAATGTGAAGAAGATCCATCTGGGGCATCTGGCCAAGTCGTTTGGGCTAAGAGAAACGCCAAAGAAGCTTGCCAGTGGTGGAGAGCGtaagaagaaggaggatGGTAAGTCCAAGATGCTGCGCATGGCCAAGATGCACCTGCAGGCACAAACGGACGAGTTCAACACATTTGGCTGA